atcTATTTTTAGGAACTGTTGAACGTAGTCTTTAGAAATGTTTATTTTAAGATACCTAATTTGGACCTAATGGGCTTTAAAGCCACAGTGCTTAACCAACTTTCAGAAGTTATATAGGAACCCCCACTTGGCAAGCCAATTGTTCAAATCCCAGACGATATatagtttgaactttgaagcaGACAAATAGTATTGGATTCCATGGTCCTCAAGAGCATAAAAGACGAGAGAGGGAGGGACAGTGGAGCAACTGCCAATCTGCCATCCAACGTAGTGCCAAGAGTgcgtaaaaaaaaatcacctcaTCTCCAAATAATGATCACCTCATCTCTCCAAGTAGCATTATTTGCGGTTGAGATGTTTGCGCTAGAGCTCTACTCGATCGCAAGTGATGACCCATTGCTAGGAGCAGCAGCATTCGCCGGTACAGACATGTCCACGATCAGCTCCACCACAATATACACCTCGGACACCACCTTGGCCATCCTCCACAGCACGtagccggcggcgcgccggagtTGGCCCGTCCCGCCGACGATCGCAAGCTCCGACTTGTCGTCGTAGATCCCGACGCGGCCGGCGATGACGAAGGTGCTGCCGCTGTACGGCCCGTCGGTGAGCGTGACGGTGACGGCGGCCACGAGGACCTCCTCGTGCTGGGAGGACAGCATGTAGGTGCCCTGCGCCCGGCCGACGGAGCCGGAGTCGATGCCGGGGCCATCGGTGACGAGGTCGTCGATGGCCATCGTGTCGCCGAAGTACGCGCCCTTCAGGGACTTGTGCGGCGGCCCGGCGTTCCGGATGAGGTGGATGGCCGTCTGCTCCGGGCCGCCGATGATGTCGTGCATGTATAACCGTAGGTGCACCGGGCGTCGGCGGGCGTCCGCGGAGGGAAGCAAGAGAACGATGACGGCGACGAGTAGTAGCAGTCTAGCAGATGCTGCGGCTTTGCAAAGCTGGCCATTGTGATGAGTTTGTGAGATGCTGGTTGCTGGAATATATCCAGGATTTATTATAGTTGGGCTTAACAAAAGCAATTTCATAACTTATTAGGCCATCTGTAGAAGCAATTCGTCATGGGGAAAACAGAATAGTGATGAAGCATAGTATGAAATGAAAGATCATGTACGACTATAATAAGGTTGTATTCCAGTGCACAGAGTGTTGTCAACAAAGAGCAATGAATTAGGATGCTCATCAGCGGAACCTCAGTTTTTGGGTGCAGCAAACACCACAATATTAGGTTTCCTGTAGCGAAATTTACCAGTAAGACACAACTATTGTAATACCACAGTTGACAACTCAGTAAGTGTTTCAGCCCATGTATTCATGTGGTGGGATTACTCATATGGCCAACTGATCCAAACCATCGCACACATTGGGATGGCTTTCTTCGGCCTATAAGCAGGTTTCGAAAGAGAACGATCATATATGGTTGCCCATCCTTACctcttttctctcctttttgttGGCCTTTTCGCCCAGTCAAGTTTGACGCAGGTCAGACCTGTCTGTAGGCATATTCTTATTTGTTGGCAATCCATTTCTAGCAATTTATAATAACAGAGTAAAAAGGTTTTCAAGTAATCCTTAGTGCAATTTCAATCCAAATCATTGGATCATAACCCTACATTTACCATGTAGGCTGCTAGGGTCATATGTAGGCCTGGACTGTGGGAGAAGATCCAGTTGACACTTGATAGAGAGGAGGCTGCTATGGACATATCTGTCTGCGAGAGATGAAACTAAGTTTTAGATTCTGTCCACTGATTAGTGGACCTCACCACTCCAGATTTAGATATGGGAAACTTAGCTAGACTCAAATATTAGCAAACCATACAGATTTTCTTAGATAGCCTTTTCACCCATCTGCACTAACCTACTTTCTTTCCCAACTCCCTTTCTACTGATTTTGACAAGAACTACTTCTGTGCAAGCTAAGGATGATAGTTTTTTTATCTTAAAATATTGCATTGCAGTTTTGTAACTATATGGAAGATCAGATTCAGCTGCATTAGATTTCACAGACCAAGTATAAATTCTGCATTCCCCAACCAACAAATAAAGCTAGAACAGCACCAGTACACAAAGAGACCTTAAATCCATCAGATTTGCGCTTCAATTCAATCTGCAGAAATGCCTAGTCGCTTCCACAATTAGAGATAACACGATTGGTTATAGAGAAATAAAAGGGGCAGTTAGGACACCCAAGCTACACCCCAAAAGCATCAAAATCACATCTTTatgatttcttttcttctggCGATAAGCACACACAAAGCAGGCAGCTGATTACTTGAATTGAATCAGCCAGGTACACAAACTCACATAGGACCACATTACTAAACGAGGACCATATACCAGAGAAAAGAAATCCGCATGGGCAAAGGCAGGTAGAGGCCAACACCCACGTGAGGACGCAGCCCCAAAAATTTCACCTCACCGATGCTACACGACGGCTGTCGATTCAGCATACACCGAGGCGCATAACGCAAGTGGCAAGCTAGTGGTAGCAAACGACGATACGGATGTGGGGAAGGGGCAGCGCTAAGAGGGCAAAACAGGAAGGACCGCCAAATTCTGAGCAAAAATTAACAAGAAATCCAGAAGCAAGTGCGCCCCAAAATTACAATCTAGGTGGCAGAACTTCAAATGGAAACTACGATAAACCCGTACCTGATTCTATAAACAGGGTAGCTGAAATCGTACAAGAAAACAAGGCTTGAATCTGAAACCAATACTACAATGCACCCAAAACAAGCAAGCTCAGCtagtgaaaaaaaattcaagaagCGCGGCTTCCTTTGGAACCGCTTACCCTACCACGCAAGGAACTAAATCGAAGCGAAGCTAAACCCCAAGATTACCAACTTGGCTTCTTCCGGCCATCCAATCGAAACCTCTCAACCCGCTGCCCCCCACCGCCCTTCCCCTCCCGGAGAGCAGAAATCAACTGCAGCAGGGAAGAAAGTAACGGGAAACAGGGGGATGCCCGAACCTTGCCTCCGAAGGAGATGCGCTCGACGTCCACCGACACGACGGAGCCGCCGGAGTcgcccatccccgccgccgccgccgcagccgaccGCACGTGCGCTGCTGTCAAGCTGACGtggctcctcctctcctccctcccactCCTGACGCCTCCGATTTCACCTACCGccccttctttctctctccaagatgctccggccgccgctggcTTGCTTCCCCACCTGCGCATCTTGGAGTTCTTGGCCTTCGCTTATAAACCGAGTGTCCTCAGCGGCGCAGCGTTTTGGGTTTTTGGCCCCTGGGAGTTTCCGGTTATTACGATCCAGTCCAGCTTACGCGGAAAGAGGAAACCGACAGGTCAAAGAGTCCATCGAATATCTACGGCCGGTCAAGAGCACAATTCTCGGCGTACACTTCTTTGAGTAGCATACATTTTTTAGGGCCCGGTTTTTAGCATGCCTGCCAATAACGTTTTGATTTTCTTGTATGGCTAAACACTTTTTTAGTGACTTAtaattgcaaacttatattgTAAAGATTTATAAACATGAGATTATCAATGTATTTAATCACAACTCTAATTTTACATAGCACAACTACGAGGCAAAGTCTTGTGTTGCAACTTGAGGCACATGGCATAAGATTCTTAGCCCTTTAACCATTGCTTCGATTAGGATACTCGCTACGGTGCCATCCACAAAAGGTTAGACATATGACAAATTTTTTAGCATTTAACAATTTATTATTAGTAACATCTCTGTTACTAGCAACTTTCTCATTCTCACAATTGTCCTATTCTCCTTCTTACCCTATAGCATAGATATCATGGCGCGTCCTTTCAAATATAGTCTTAGCTTCATGGTATAGGCCCTCAAGCTTGGTCTTCCAACCTTTTGGTAGATGTTGGATTTATGTGGGTTTTGCTAGCAGAAAAAATTGAAATTCAAAGACGAAAGCTTGAAAATATGAGTTTGAAGCCTTGTTTCATCAAGTTGAAATATGTGGTTCTATATCAAGAGCTCAAAACTAGAGTCAGAAGACAAAGTCTTACAATGTCAAAAGTGAAGGTAAAGTGTGAGAACGGTAACTATCATATTCATGCTTCTATTCGTAGTCCAGTAATTTAACTTATTGTTCTTTCGAAGTGTACATAGTTTTTAACATTTAGAAACAACAAAAAACCATATATTGTTTAATAAGGAGACATCAAAGTGTTTATTTCTCTttcgttttagcttttgtttcttttcattGTGGCGAGGCGATGTACGTATGCCAGTTTGCTGCTTCAAGCTTTCTTTTTTCAAAGGGAAAAGATGGGAGAGCCAAACATTGCTTTCATGCCTTTGTCTTGTGTGTTGAGCGTCAAGGATAAAGTGGCGATTCGATACACAAATAGAGTGAAAATAAACTAATGGTTTCTTGAATGATAAAAACTGGCTGTAAGAAAATGTCACCTCTTCTCTGCACTTCCAGATGAGTTGACTGAGCATCTTTTTTCATAATACTTCATTTCTAAAAAAATGGAAGCTAGTATTTTTTGGGTGACAGAGTTTACCATCTGatattattttcttcaatgATGTGCTTTGATGCTGTCATAATGCATGGGCAAAATTTAGGTCCAtggaaattaaataaaataaattgtgAGATATCATACTTGACCATGACGATAATTTCATCGGCTCATTCTTGCCGAAAAACAGGGGACAGAAGCAGCTCATGGCTGATTTATCAAATATACACGTATGTCTGCGGCCTTATTTTCAGAATATAACAATTCAGATCAATTAAGTATAACTACAAACGAGATTATTATAACTTGAAACATAGAATTCAAATAGTGACTTCAGAGGAATAAACAATTGCTACAACTCTCTTGAAGACAAGTTTTTTCAAAAAGTTGACTGAATAAACAACGGTTGGTTAAGCAACTTGGAGATTAAGGAACATGAGACATACAAAATATGTTCCAAGCCTCAGAAATATTGTATTCCTCCTTTCTTGAGGACATCAGCAAGCGAGACGAGAAACTTGTAAGCTAGCTAGAGTTCGAGCGAATCACTGTCAACTCATTCTTGATTGCCATTTGACTCATCACTTGCATGATATTTGTTTAATGTGCAACTTTATTAATTGTAATGTAGCTTTCTCACCATGAAGCTTACCCCCAACAACACCCTACCAAACTACCAGGACGTCCTAGAAATATTGCACTAGGCCACAAAAGATCTGTGCTGGCGGCTAAAAGGGGTCAAGCACCCGCCAACAATCTTGAACCAGCACAAATGttgtctgtgctggcgggcgacattagccacccaccagcacagatagGTGGTTATatcacctgccagcacagatagttcctatgctggcgggtgcttatgccACCCGCCAGGATTATGTATTTTCCAtccaatatattatttcccatgagttatttataatttctatttcccGTCAGTTGTTagccgtcaaattgaaatatgatCTCCAACCACGTAACAACAaaattgaataataaataattcacattattcaaaattgCATCGtacacattattaaaaatccaacatttggaatagagctatctttgccacgctaatattaaaactattacgcccatctacgaagatctTTGCAGTCGTCCGCCGtcaacacgccatctttatcaaagaatgctccatcgccatgacaaatctcatattggatgaacctcgccatgtcttgatttgtttgtcttcgagCTTGGCATCGTGAGTGTCGATCCTAGGCATCTGCAAGTATATAGTAAATGATgcttaggatgtattaccattaggaagttagcacatggcagtgtataagagacttacgtaTTCAGGGTTCATCTGGTACCTCCCATTATTTCtgaggaactcgcacacgtaatatccgcatagcacagagccgggaggttacttgtggcattgcaatcaaataaaaaaatgatgagttgttattaatgagaagtctacattatatgaaaaaaactAAGTTTCTATAttcttacgaatctatgatatattattttcatagctttcttcctttttgaatCATGGTCCCCGCCTTTTAGAATgtacgcactttgaggatataaagacaagagttagtaatacaattTAGGTGTATAGAATGTCAACATACATTTAAGTACTgccaaggaatgtcttacttttgtataatactTATGAATTCCTTGTACATATCTGTACTAAATCCGGCTAAGTTGAGGACCATTGCTTCTCCTTacttgggtaaaataatgatgcaaatccagtAGTCTCCgtattatattaaaataatttatattatagatggtattaaatagcaccaagtatatatatagtaattaaaactagaaCTTACTGAAAATTGTATGGAGCCATGATACGATCCTTGTCAGCCTTTTTCCTCATTACTCTTGCAATGTATatggacactttgtgcatttcatctTTGTGGACTTTTAATTTTATAGTATTTTTCTCCGCTTGTGTTTGTGCAGCTTCCATTTGTACTTTGATCATTTCTGTCATTTTGAGGttgtgctctggctcgcttATTCGTGTTGGGTCAAGGTATGCTGTCTTGAACCTGTCGTTCGTCaatcctccctccctccattgcatcctgcagaataggtcgctcaggtacttgacatataaaatatatacgtatatatttaaaactcgtgtatatggtacatgtggacttacaagcaccatatgGTAATGAGACTCACGTCGAGGTGTTGTCGACAGTAAAGTCTACgcaaatcctcgaaatcgatcacaatctggTAAACGAGAACGCCAAGGAAAATCTTAGTTGGGACATGCTCGGTGATTGCTCGAATGCCTTGattcattgcattcatgatccatccatacAGCTTATTCAGTTCCCATGAGCCCTCCAGCAGATCCCACCGAAACAAGAATACCTTGCCATGTCATAATCGATTGG
Above is a genomic segment from Setaria viridis chromosome 4, Setaria_viridis_v4.0, whole genome shotgun sequence containing:
- the LOC117852786 gene encoding dirigent protein 15 gives rise to the protein MRRWGSKPAAAGASWREKEGAVGEIGGVRSGREERRSHVSLTAAHVRSAAAAAAGMGDSGGSVVSVDVERISFGGKLCKAAASARLLLLVAVIVLLLPSADARRRPVHLRLYMHDIIGGPEQTAIHLIRNAGPPHKSLKGAYFGDTMAIDDLVTDGPGIDSGSVGRAQGTYMLSSQHEEVLVAAVTVTLTDGPYSGSTFVIAGRVGIYDDKSELAIVGGTGQLRRAAGYVLWRMAKVVSEVYIVVELIVDMSVPANAAAPSNGSSLAIE